The Silvanigrella paludirubra genome contains a region encoding:
- a CDS encoding glycosyltransferase family 2 protein, producing MKKVKRKIKDNEMFFIIVIILLICSLLIFVLFKSFDFKQLTGAELFAFNAMKIYMLFLFIRLVFHLLLSFANKFFAKEVGKIDYYPLVTVIMPCYNEDKVVNNAAKSILGMDYPNIEILIVDDGSTDETIEAIALLEKKGKIRAIHQENAGKAEALNRAISEAHGDFVLCMDADSVLNTEALKIGMKYFESDERIAAVAGSVEIGNVKNMITSFQKLEYVSGLNLFKTAQSFLNSVIVIPGPIGIFRKSILQEVGGYRSNTFAEDCELTIRLLMAGYKTVYDGGLIAVTEAPEDFNSLISQRYRWTRGIVQAIRENLIWLIKPHKSIKNFLIILYMIIESVFIPIANFSFGIFSIAHTLINNSHNFVGYFFYQLVVLDMTVTLFCVVSEQRSFNLIFYSAINRVTYGFSMEVIKFFSILDEFLQLPMTWSKLERKGMDL from the coding sequence ATGAAAAAAGTGAAAAGAAAAATAAAAGATAATGAAATGTTTTTTATTATTGTGATTATTTTACTTATTTGTTCGCTTTTAATTTTTGTATTATTTAAAAGTTTTGATTTTAAACAATTAACTGGAGCCGAATTATTTGCTTTTAATGCAATGAAAATATATATGCTTTTTCTTTTTATAAGACTTGTTTTTCATTTGTTGCTGAGTTTTGCGAATAAATTTTTTGCAAAAGAAGTTGGAAAAATTGATTACTATCCTCTTGTTACTGTAATAATGCCCTGCTATAACGAAGATAAAGTGGTAAATAACGCAGCAAAATCTATACTTGGAATGGACTATCCTAACATTGAAATTTTAATTGTGGATGATGGTTCTACAGATGAAACTATTGAAGCCATTGCCCTTTTAGAAAAAAAAGGAAAAATAAGAGCTATTCATCAAGAAAATGCTGGGAAAGCAGAAGCATTAAATAGAGCTATTAGTGAAGCACACGGTGATTTTGTTTTATGCATGGATGCAGATAGTGTTTTAAATACAGAAGCGTTAAAAATTGGAATGAAATATTTTGAAAGTGATGAACGCATAGCTGCTGTTGCAGGAAGTGTTGAAATTGGCAATGTAAAAAATATGATAACTTCATTTCAAAAACTTGAATATGTTTCTGGATTAAACTTATTTAAAACGGCTCAATCTTTTTTAAATAGCGTCATTGTGATTCCAGGGCCTATTGGTATCTTTCGAAAATCAATTTTGCAGGAAGTTGGTGGATATCGCTCAAATACTTTTGCAGAAGACTGTGAACTTACTATCCGATTATTAATGGCGGGTTATAAGACTGTCTATGATGGCGGATTAATTGCTGTTACCGAAGCTCCTGAAGATTTTAATTCCTTAATTTCTCAAAGATACCGCTGGACAAGAGGAATTGTCCAGGCAATTCGTGAAAATTTGATTTGGTTAATAAAACCACATAAAAGTATTAAAAATTTTCTTATTATTTTGTACATGATAATTGAGTCGGTATTTATACCAATTGCAAATTTTTCATTTGGTATTTTTTCTATTGCGCATACTTTAATAAATAATTCTCATAATTTTGTTGGTTACTTTTTTTATCAATTGGTTGTTTTAGATATGACTGTGACTTTATTTTGTGTTGTGTCTGAGCAGCGTTCCTTTAATTTAATTTTTTATTCTGCAATTAATAGAGTTACCTATGGTTTTTCTATGGAAGTGATTAAATTTTTTTCAATATTAGATGAGTTTTTACAGTTACCTATGACTTGGTCTAAATTAGAAAGGAAAGGGATGGATCTTTGA
- a CDS encoding response regulator, which translates to MSELNNTENIENKEIKQEEQTKPIKKKILYIDDDEVSQKIISKALSKHFDVVSELSGTNAMVLADKENPNLILLDLNMPNVDGFEILTFLRNHPILSSIPIICVSGDKEEATRRRANELGASKYMPKPIDILQISNDVKNLLNTLNNRISSNDKRIQIFIGFNSVEKDLTLHKDILDEYNKGENILILSIQDGASFFKNLNIPNDSFELGRVVYLQIKPSLISRLPYLEELSSVIFDIKRMLSFELSSFTVFFDGPDVLFNMNDITQSTSMLILVANSFSAQFKNIYYYTKTNQNQKMSANINTMAKILIGNY; encoded by the coding sequence ATGAGTGAGCTGAACAACACAGAAAATATTGAAAATAAAGAAATAAAACAAGAAGAACAAACAAAACCTATTAAAAAGAAAATTCTCTATATTGACGACGATGAAGTTTCACAAAAAATCATTTCGAAAGCCCTGTCAAAACATTTTGATGTTGTTAGCGAATTGTCTGGAACTAATGCCATGGTTTTAGCCGACAAGGAAAATCCAAATTTAATTTTACTAGATTTAAATATGCCCAATGTAGATGGGTTTGAAATTTTAACTTTTTTAAGAAATCACCCAATTCTATCATCAATTCCTATTATTTGCGTAAGTGGTGATAAAGAAGAAGCAACTCGAAGAAGAGCGAATGAATTAGGTGCTTCAAAATACATGCCAAAGCCTATTGATATTTTGCAAATTTCTAATGATGTCAAAAATCTATTAAATACATTAAATAATAGAATTTCTAGTAATGATAAGCGTATACAAATTTTTATTGGATTTAATTCTGTAGAAAAAGATTTAACTTTGCATAAAGATATTTTAGATGAATATAATAAAGGTGAGAATATATTAATACTTTCAATTCAGGATGGCGCTTCCTTTTTTAAAAATTTAAATATTCCAAATGATTCCTTTGAACTGGGACGTGTTGTTTATTTGCAAATTAAACCTTCCTTAATTTCACGTCTTCCTTATTTAGAAGAACTCTCTTCGGTCATTTTTGATATCAAACGAATGCTAAGTTTTGAATTATCTAGCTTTACCGTTTTTTTTGATGGACCCGATGTTTTATTTAATATGAATGATATTACACAATCAACGTCTATGTTAATATTAGTTGCAAATTCATTTTCTGCTCAGTTTAAAAACATTTATTACTATACTAAGACAAATCAAAATCAAAAAATGTCTGCAAATATTAACACAATGGCAAAAATATTAATAGGAAATTACTAA